A genomic window from Diospyros lotus cultivar Yz01 chromosome 2, ASM1463336v1, whole genome shotgun sequence includes:
- the LOC127795355 gene encoding F-box protein At5g07610-like isoform X1, which yields MLVSWRWCHLISSPQLILDWKPPKSASSFFFRRYSALESDRIKFNFVSLNEPLPNRRRPMISLDFVSDPSGIKISQSCGGLLLCSSSSSMMDSDDTRYYVYNPTTKRYTAIPRPRSSREQYNVILSMNLAFDPSVSLHYKVLCVCSNGSPSSPHKTDVYSSDTGKWVLSTASFDDSCGALFENGIFLNGKIHWPSCSETSIYYDLNRAKVLQMPMPMPVSWSGGLRRFEESGGRLLFVSFSEPRNTQFDVFEMQRDYSTWFLKYRVDLQVGAAAFPGLLSSPYRDCDFDSIVLRPWMTIHRCMETLSYGDVG from the coding sequence ATGCTCGTCTCCTGGAGGTGGTGCCATCTAATTTCCAGTCCTCAGCTCATTCTAGATTGGAAGCCTCCGAAATCTGCTTCCTCGTTTTTCTTCCGAAGGTACTCTGCTCTCGAGTCTGACAGAATCAAGTTTAATTTCGTTTCCCTCAATGAGCCCCTACCGAACCGTCGTAGACCCATGATATCACTTGATTTCGTAAGTGATCCTTCAGGGATAAAAATTTCCCAGTCCTGTGGTGGCTTGTTGCTTTGCTCTTCCTCTAGTTCCATGATGGATTCTGATGACACTCGTTACTACGTTTACAATCCTACGACAAAACGATATACCGCCATCCCTAGGCCTCGCAGTTCCCGTGAACAATATAACGTTATACTCTCCATGAACTTGGCATTTGATCCATCTGTGTCTCTTCATTACAAAGTACTTTGTGTGTGCTCCAATGGTTCGCCTAGTTCTCCTCATAAGACTGACGTTTATTCATCTGACACTGGAAAATGGGTCCTGTCCACTGCATCATTTGATGATTCTTGTGGTGCACTATTTGAAAATGGCATCTTCCTGAATGGCAAGATCCACTGGCCTTCTTGCTCGGAAACTTCAATTTATTATGATCTCAATCGTGCTAAAGTGCTGCAAATGCCTATGCCTATGCCTGTTTCCTGGTCAGGAGGGCTGCGACGTTTCGAGGAGTCCGGAGGtcgtttgttgtttgtttccttttctgAACCTCGCAATACACAGTTTGATGTGTTTGAGATGCAGAGAGACTATTCTACGTGGTTTCTGAAATATCGTGTTGACCTTCAAGTGGGTGCAGCGGCATTTCCGGGGTTGTTATCTTCTCCATATCGTGATTGTGATTTTGACTCAATAGTTCTTCGCCCCTGGATGACCATCCATCGGTGCATGGAGACGCTGTCTTATG